DNA from Actinoplanes sp. SE50/110:
AATATCAGCTGTAGGGCTGAGTTTCACCGTGGTGGCTCCGGCCACCTTCTCTGCAGACGCTCGTCCAACCGTGACAGCGCCAATCTGGTTGTTCTGTTGGGAAGGGTCCGGCATCACGACGCGATTATCCTGATATATCTCACCGCCTGCCGGCACATTTTCCATCACCAAACCTCCGCCAGTGCCACGCACGGATCCCGGGACGTTGCTGATATCGGTATACACCTGGCCTGCGAAACCGGCACTGGTAACCAGGTCAATAGTGGCTTGGCCGCGCGTCGCGTCTACTGCCCCAACCCGTCCGACCAAACCTGCCGCTACGACAGCGAGCTGCCCCTTCCGAACCGCCTGATCTGTCGAGAACGCCACGATTAACTGCTCGCCACCTCTAGCGACCACCTGGGCAGGCACGGCTCGCGGGTCGCCGGTAACACCATCTTCACCGGGAACTTCGAAAACCTTCGTCGCTTTAGCGAAGGGCCTATCCGGCTTGATGAAGCCAGTAATCGTCACTGTTTGCGCTGTCGCAGTGATCGGAAATCGCTCTACAACAAGGCGGCTAGTGGGCCCGTCCGGATCTTGTGTCATTTCATCGTCGATCGCGGTGCTCGATACACGCACCGCGGTAACCCCCGGCATAGCCACAGCAATAGCGGAGGTTCCCGCGAGGTCAACACTTGCCGCGCCCGGAGCGCCAGTCAACCGGGGGCTCACCAGACTGATGACCTGCGTCTTCACCGGGTCTGGCGCCGGTCGGTCGACCCGCATCCGCAGGGCGTCCGCCGCACCGGAATCACCGGTGAAGAAGGCCAACCGTGCGGCTCCCTGCTTGTCGTATCCCTCCAGGACGACCACCGCTGAATGTAGGCGCGGGCTGTGCATCGCGACGAGGGCCCGGACGGCCGTATGCGGACCCGTCGAGCTGGCATGGTCCCAGACGCCAGTGGCGTCGCGCACTAGACCAACGTCTAAGTCTCCCACCGGAGACCAACCTAAGAACGGGCCGTCCGGCGGAGATGCCGCGAGTTCGGCGGTGGAGCCGAATCCAACGACCCGGAACATCGTTGCCAAAATCGCCAGACACACGGCAGCTCCGGCCCCGGCTGCGACTCGGCGCCGTCCGCGTAGTCGGGCCGCTCGCCTCATGACCTGGTTCTCATAGCCCTCGACCGGTAGCACCGGCTCGGCCAGATCTACCAGGCCGTCACGCAACTCCGTCGTGTCATGCATAATTCCGCACCTTTTGATCAGTAACCGCTTCCGCTGCAACCCACTGCTTGCGCAGAGCCTGCAGACCCCTCGAGCAAAGACTCTTGACCGTTCCCACCGAACATCCCAGGGCGCTGGCGGTGTCCTGCTCAGATAGGTCCTCGTAATAGCGCAGCACAACGGCCGCTCGTTGCCGTGCTGGCAGCCCATCCAGCGCCCGGCGGAGCAAGTCCCGCTGTTCCACAGTCACGTATTCGTCGCGCGCCGCAGTATCCATCAGCCGGCCTAAGGGCTGCTCCCACCAGGAACGTCGCCGCCTAGAGCTCACGAAGGTGTTGACAAGAACACGCTGAACGTAGTTGTCGATGCTTTCCGCCCGTTGCAGCCTGGACCAGGCCACAACGGTCTTCGCCAACGTCGTCTGAACCAGATCCTCGGCCTTGCCGCGGTCGCCGCACAGTAGGAACGCGGTCCGGAGCAGCGATCCGTAACGCGCTCGCACGAAGGCTGTCACCTCGCTATCCTCGCGATCGCGCATCAGCCCCCCACATCATCAGCCCCCACGCCATCAGCCCCAAATCCACGACTACTACCTACGCTTTGGAGCTCCGGGAAGGTTGCCGCAACTCCGGAAATTTCTACTTTCGATCTTCCGATGCGCCACCAACGAACCTAGTGCGCTGCTACTCAGCAGGGGACCAGCTGCTCCCGTGTGGTGCTCGCGAAGGGCGCTCGCCGACCACCCGAAAGCCGTCGAACAGAGGGCCGCCGCGTACGAGAGTTGGACCTACCGTTGGGGACCGGCGTCTCGCGAAAATCCGGGTAGCCCAGCTATACGCCCGCGACCTCGAGGCGGCCATCGGCCTGCTGCTCACCGCACCCGAAGCCCAGCCCCTGCTGCCACCCGAGCGCGCACCACATGCCGACGACCTCATCGCCCACCAGCAGCTCACCGCCCGACTCACCACCTACCTGGCCCACCGGCGGGGCATCCGAGTCACCCTGTGGACCACGCTGGTCGTCGTACCGACCATCGCCTTGGCCCTGATCCTGCTGCTGCGTTGACGCGTCCGGCTCCGAGACCGGCCATGTGCCCTGGTGGAGTGCCCCGACTGCTGATCTTTCCCAGTTGCCCTGCCCTGCGGTCTGCTGCTGCCTTATAGCCCGCGAGGCATTGCAGGCTCCTGCCGCGAAGGCACCACGGCTATTCGCCGTCGGTCTTGAGATAGCCGTGGTAAGGCTGGCTCGGGCGCCGGAAGCAGGCGCCGGAGACGCGGCTTGCGATGGTACGGACGTGCCGGAACCCGAGGCCTACGTAGTAGGCGTGTAGGCGGGGGTTGGTGGTCCAGGCGTCGAATCGGAGCCAGGTGAGTCCGGCGTCCCAGGCGCGCCCGGCTGCCCAGTCGAGCATCTCGCTGCCAAGGCGCGATCCTGACCGGTTCAGCGGCGCCATCATCTTGGCGGCGTAGAGCGCGTCGGCCGGATCGTCTTCGGGATACCAGAGTGCCTCGGGGTCACGGTCGGGTTTCCAGAGCGAGTCGACGTCCACGTAGGCGGTGAGGGTGATGGTGGCAGCCGGGTCGTGGTCGTCCCAGACCATCCAGGTCTGGCCGGCGGAGACGGTCGCGGCGATGGCTGAGCGTGGCAGCGGGATGGGGCAGCGCCGCCGGGCGCTGCGTGGTCGACGCTGCCATCGTCATCTCCTTCTTTCCGGCTGGTGGCGGAACTTAGGGCGCCGTTCGTCCCGACGGTCACATAAAGTCTCGCGTCGTGGATGTGGCAGATTTCTGGCGCTTCGTGGAACGGTCGGCCGACGCCGAATCTGATCCAAACCGGCGAGCGCTTTGGCTGGAAGATCGGCTGAGCCGCATCGCCCTCACTCACGTCGTCGACTTCCAGATCCACCTGGATGCCGCTCGGCGCCCTATCGACACCTACGACATGTGGGCCGCCGCAAACCAGATCATGGACGGCCTGTGCAGCGGCGACAGCTTCTGGTACTTCCAAACCTGGCTCATCGGTCAAGGCCGGCGCTGGTGGCAGCACGCTGCCCGACACCCGGACAACCTGGTCGAGCTCCCCGCTATGCAGGCACTCGCTGGCAGCCAGCCCGGAGAATGGGAAGACGCCGCGTGGCCCCATTGGGAGCAGTTGGCATGCGTTGCTTCCAACGCTTACGACCGCGTCACCGGGGAGGAGGAAGGCATCGACGACGCCCTGCTCGACCGCGGCCACATCCGCCCCTTCGACCCTCGACCGGATGGCGTGCCGTGGGATTCCGACAGCCTGGCCGCGATCAGCCAGCGCCTGCCGCGGCTCAGCCGCGTGTTCCCACGCCGACGCTACACCAAGCCGTGACCCAGCCATACGGCGTCGTTCCAGAGCGTGAATGCACCTTCCGGCCTGAACGCGGCGCTGCCGTTTGAGCCGTACGCCGAGGCCAGCCTAGCCAAGTGGCTCGAAGGCTCGCTGCCGCCCCACCACTCCGGTCTAGTACTCCAGCAGGAGATCCGTTCTGAGCTGCTGTGATGGTGTGGTTTTGTCCGTGGACAGCAAGCAGCCACCGCCAAGTCTTGAAGGTTGTGTGGACCCAAGATGCGGCGGTGGCTGCCGCCTACAGAGTAGACGCTCAACGATGGTCTGAGCTGTTCAGCGAGCTGATGAACACGATCGAGGCACGTTTCGCCCGACCCGAACCCCGGCGCCGGGTCCGTGACTTCGTTGCCGGGCTGCTCGCACCGTTGCCGACGAAGAACTGCTGGACGATTGCCGAGCACGCCGGCGACGACGGTCCGGGCGGGATGCAGGATCTGATCAGCCGTGCCAGTTGGGACGACGCCCTGGTGCGGGCCGATGTGCGCGACTTCGTGGCGGCCCGTCTCGGGCACCCGGACGGGGTGCTGCTGGTCGACGAGACCGGCGATCTTAAGAAAGGCACCCACACTGTCGGCGTGCAACGGCAATACTCCGGAACCGCCGGGAAGATCGAGAACTGCCAGCTCGCGGTGCACCTGTCATACGCTTCCCCACTCGGGCACAGCCTGGTCGACGTTGCTCTCTACCTGCCGAAATCCTGGATCGACGACCCTCAGCGACGGGCAGAGGCAGGGGTTCCTGGCGCCGTCACGTTCGCTACGAAACCGGAGCTGGCACGCCGCTTGATCGAGACCGCAGTAGCTGGCGGGCTGCCATGCCGGTGGGTCGCCGGCGACGAAGCTTACGGCGGTGACCCGCAGCTGGCCACCGCACTACGCCGGCATCAGCTCGGCTACGTCCTCGCGGTCGCCTGCTCACACCGAGCACCGACCGGCCTCGGCGTCCAGCGGGCCGACCAGATCGCCGCCGGACTACCGAAACACGCATGGCAGCGGATATCGGCCGGCAACGGCGCGAAAGGCCACCGCTACTACGACTGGGCTTTCATCACCCTGCCGCACGCAGCTGACCAGCACCAAGGCCATCACCGGCTACTGATTCGCCGCAACCGGACCACCGGTGAACTGGCGTTCTACCGCTGCTGGTCACCGCAACTCGTCGCGCTGCACCACCTGGTCGCCGTCGCCGGAAGACGCTGGAGCATTGAGGAGTCGTTCCAAGCAACCAAAAGCGGACTCGGACTGGATCAGCACCAGCACCGCCGCTGGAAAGCCTGGCACCGCTGGACCACCCTGGTCATCGCCGCCCACGCATTTCTCGCCGCCGCGACCACGGCCAGCACCACGAGCCCGGACGGCCTGATCGTGATCACCGTCAACGAACTCCGCCGGCTGTTCCACGCTCTGGTCATCGAACCCGGCAGACGCGTCGTCGACGTCATTGCCTGGTCAATCTATCGCCGCCGTCATCAAGCCGCCGCCAGGACCAGCCACTACGCCCGCCAAGCACTCACGGAACCCTGAAACGGATCTCCTGCTGGAGTACTAGTACTGTAGTGTTCTCATTAGTTTGGTTCCGTGTTCATCGATGCGCCGATAAGGACCGAGTCGGTTCGGGTGCCCTTGTTGGTTCCCGCCCCTTTTCAGAGTCCGAGCGGGCCATATGTATGTCCGGTGCAATCGCCGTCGGCTACACCTCGGCGGGACTAAGTTTCCTGACGATCGGCTATCATGTGGCGCAATGGGATCGACATACCAGACATTACTGGTCGCCGCTGATTTCGACGCGACCGTGGATGCGCTGTGCGACGCCGGGGTCGTCGGAGTCGTAGTGCCGCTGGCCGAGCATCGGGTGGCGGTACTGCCCAAGGAGAGTGAGTGGGACCAAGCTCCCGTCCGCTCGATCGGCGAGGGGCTAAGCGTAAGCCTGAGCTGTCCGGCATTGGCCATGTCGGTCTTCGATTCCGATCTCCTCTGCTGCTACGTGATTCGCGACGGCGGAATCGTCCACACATACATCAACGACGTGGAGATGACGGTCGAGTGGGTCCCGGAAGAAGACGGCCAGTTTCACCCAATGATCGATGGTGTCGTCCACTCGGTCGACTTCAAAATCCCCAAGGGCCCTGCCGGCGATGATCCGGCCGCTTTCGCCTCGTTCGCGGTCGGTGTGCCCGATTTAAACGCGATCGCCGCTGCCCTGCGTAACGAGGGCACCTCCGCGCACGTGATGGCCGAGGTTCAGCACGAGGAGCTCCTTGCGGCGCTCGGCCTGCCCTCAAGGGCCCTGACCACGGCATATCGACACTGCGAACCAGCCGTCTTCCCGGACGCTATCGTCTTGGAGCTGGAGTAGCCCGGCGGCACAAAGCTCTCAGAGGCATCGTGCTGGCTAGGCCCAAATGAAAGTCTTGGCCTATCTAGGAACACGTTGCTTTGAGGCCGGCGGTGACGGCGGCGAGGTCGGATTTCACACCGTTGACGAAACGGGTGATGCCGGGCAGCTCTGCTTGTTCTGCGGTGTTGATCCAGTCGGCGAGGCGATGGCCGTGCCGGTGGGTCATGATCTCGCCGAAGGAAGCGGACGAGGTCTGCAGCGGTGCGTAGTTCCGGACAGCGATCGAGGACGGTCTGCAGCCGGCTGATGTCGTGCTCGGTGATGGTGTCGGGGTGCCGGCAGATCCAGCCGGTGATCTGGCGAGGTGACAGTGGCCGGGACGCCTTTCGTAGGTCCGGCCGCTTAATCCGGTGCTGTTCGATGAAGGCCCTGACAATGCCGTAACCGCCGCTGAAGCCCTGGGCGACGACCTCACGATGCAGAAGCTTGGCTTTGAGGCAGCCGCTGTCGATCCGACTGATCAGGTAGGGCTTGAACGGGTCTAGCAGGCTCGGCCGCTGTTTCTGGGTGGTCACGAGTTCCTGCCAGGTCGCGGCGTGGGCGTAGCGGGAGACCGTGTTGTGGCTCCAGCCCAGATGACGCGCGATCTGCCGGAACCCAGCACCCTGGGCGACCAGCCCATGAACGAGGGCGTGGTGCGTCTTGCGACGTTGTGCCATCGCTCCCGTCGGTCGCGGCGTAGAGCGCGAGTTTGAACAGGGCCCGGGCGGTGTCGTGCTGTCCGGCGGCTACCGTCGAACGAGCGGACGACGACGTGATGCCGGCAGGGGAGCATCGATGACCGACGCGGTGCAGCGCGGCAGATTCGCCGCACCGGTACGCCGCGGCGAGGCCGTGGACCGGGCCGCGGGCCCGGGCGCGGTCGACATTCACGCCTTGCTGACCCATCTGCACGACCACGGGTTCGACCTGTCCCCGCAGGTGCTCGAGGTCAGCGACGACGGTGCCCGCGAGACCCTGTCGTTCTTGCCCGGCGACACCGGCTACCCGCCGCTTGCCGCCGCGCTGCGCTTGGAGCAGGCGCTGACCGGCGTGGCGGGGGCGGTCCCGGCGGCTGCACGACGCGACGCAGGGCTTCGTGGCTCCGGAGCCGGGCCGGTGGAGCGGCCACGACTACGCCGGCCCGGTCGAGCCTGACTGTATCGGGCACTTCGACCTGGCACCGTGGAACATCGTCTTCGACGGCGAGCAGGTCACCGGCATCATCGACTGGGACTTCGCCGCTCCCACGAGCCGCGCCTGGGACCTGGCCTATGCGGCCCACCAGTTCGTCCCGTTCCATCCCACCGAGGCTCTGGCCGCCTGGGGCTGGGACAGCGAACCCGACCGGGCCGGCCGGCTGCGCCTGTTCACGCAAGCGTATGGGGCGCCGGTCACCGCCGCCGAACTCGTCGACCTGGCTGCGATGCGGCTGCTGAGTATCGGCGCGCACATCGAGGACCGCATCCGCGCCGACGACCCGGCCTTCGCCGTGCACCAGGCCGAGGACCACGGCAGCGGCTACCGCGCCGCGGCCGCCTGGATCCTCACCCACCGCGCCCAGCTGCTCGGCTGAAACAGCCACCGTCTTCGACGGCACCCACCCGCCTCGCGCAGCCACTGCTGGGGCGGTGCGCGCCGGCATCTGCGGAAGCATCCTCATCGACGCCCACCACGACCGGCCAGAAACCTGGCCCACCCCGGCCTAGCCGAACCTCGCCGCCGCCGCCCAACTCCTGTCACCCGCATGACAACCCGGCGCGGCCAAGACCGACGGCAGGGATACGGCCCCGGCCCACGCTCCAGGGCCGCCCGGGGAAAAGGCAACCCAATAACCGATGCCTGACCCCACCGCAACAACCTTGAAGTAGCCCCGGGCAGTGAATGCCCTCACCGCCCGGCTAATGTGCCACAGCAAACTGCGCTTAATTCGCATTGACGCGGCCGCTGGTCACTCTCATAATGAGTGAGAGCGGCCGGTGATCGGACGCTCGTCCAGGAAAAGTATTTGCCTCACCAGGACGTCAACCCTACGGTTGAGTCCATCAGCCCGACACCCAAAGGGAGCATCCCGATGTACCGCTGGCACGCCGAAGCGAACCCGCAGCCCCTGCTGCCGGGTACGGCTGCCTGCGCCTCCGGGGCGCACCAAGAGCAGACCCACATCAGCAAGCCCACCGGGAGGCGCACCTAGCGCCCGCCGAAGCGCCCTTCGCGCCGAAGCCGCCCCCCGGACCGGGAAGGCGGCTTTTCTGTTTCACCGACAATTCCTTATAGGGGTGTGGCGCAATTCGGTAGCGCAGCGGCCTCCAAATCCGAAGGTTGCAGGTTCAAATCCTGCCACCCCTGCTCAATTGTCCCCCGCAGGAATCTGCGGGAATGGACACGTCCCGGCATGGCCGGGGAGTTGAAAACTCCACAGCGTGAATGACATGAGAAAGTCCCCGCCGCCTGGCGCCACCACGGGCCTGCCGCCGGGACACCCCTCGACCAGTAACCACCTGGTCGACCAGTCCGTGCCGGACGCCCACCGGCGGCCGGCACGGACGGAGCCTTAGCTCAACAGGTAGAGCACCGGTCACCCCGACCGGTCGACGCGAGTTCGACCCTCGCAGGCTTCACGCACGGGAACGCCCGGCCGCCGTCACCACGACGGCCGGCGGGCCGTGGTGGCCGGATGGGTGACCCAGCACCCCCACGTCCGCGCACACCGGGCCAGGTAGCAGCTCTGCGGCTGGGACCCGCACCTGCCCTGGCTGGTCCCCGGGATCTTGGCATGGGCCTCTAGCTCAGTAGGTAGAGCACCGCCTCGGCATGGCGGGGGCCGCCGGTTCGACTCCGGCGAGGTCCACAAGGAAGGGATGCACCACACCCAACGCCGAACACCCCCGGGTATGGCCGCCCACCCAGCACTTGGACCCGTGGAGCAGCGGAACGCTCACGTCCCTCTCAAGGACGAGACGCCGGTTCGATCCCGGTCGGGTCTACGAGTATGCGACCAGCCCCGCGGGGGCGGATCGGCCGGCGTCTGCCGGGCGGGTTTCGATTCCTGCAAGATCGCATACCGCGCGGATGTAGCTCAGCAGGTAGAGCACCAGGTTTCCACCCTGGGTTGTCGCCGGTTCGAAACCGGCCGTCCGCTCAAGGTGCCGAGGCACGGGCCGGCCAGACGCCGCCTGCCGGCGGCCGCGTTGCGCAGCGCAGCCAACCCGGCGGCCCGGGAATTGCTCCCCGGGCGGAGGCGGAAGTAGCCGCCCCTGGGACCTCGGCACCCTAAGCACCTTCCGGGTTGGGCTGCTGGCAGGCTCGACGGGGTTTTGGCCCCCGGCACAGACGCAGGTTCGATTCCTGCACCCGGAGCGAGGGGCTCGCTAGGACGGCGCGGTCGGCGGGCGGTAGCTCCCCCACCGGCGAAGACGGTCAACAGGGCCCGCGAGCTACGTGGCCCTACCCCCGCAAGGGGCGGCGCGAGCGCCACAGCCGGGCAGACCCCGCAAAACGATCGCCCTGGTAGTCCAACCGGCAGGAGACGGCGCCCTCAAAAGGCGCGCAGTGCGGGTTCGAGTCCCGCCCGGGGCACGCCGCCGTAGCTCACCTGGTAGAGCGCGGTCCTGGTACGACCGAGGCAGCCGGTTCGATTCCGGCCGGTGGCTCTCATGCGGACGTGGCGCAGCGGTAGCGCATCACCTTGCCAAGGTGAGGGTCGCGGGTTCGAGTCCCGTCGTCCGCTCTCAACATCAATATCGCGAAGGGAGGTGACCCGGGTGTCGGACGTCCTGGTCCT
Protein-coding regions in this window:
- a CDS encoding N-acetyltransferase GCN5, whose translation is MVWDDHDPAATITLTAYVDVDSLWKPDRDPEALWYPEDDPADALYAAKMMAPLNRSGSRLGSEMLDWAAGRAWDAGLTWLRFDAWTTNPRLHAYYVGLGFRHVRTIASRVSGACFRRPSQPYHGYLKTDGE
- a CDS encoding DUF4240 domain-containing protein; this encodes MDVADFWRFVERSADAESDPNRRALWLEDRLSRIALTHVVDFQIHLDAARRPIDTYDMWAAANQIMDGLCSGDSFWYFQTWLIGQGRRWWQHAARHPDNLVELPAMQALAGSQPGEWEDAAWPHWEQLACVASNAYDRVTGEEEGIDDALLDRGHIRPFDPRPDGVPWDSDSLAAISQRLPRLSRVFPRRRYTKP
- a CDS encoding SigE family RNA polymerase sigma factor: MRDREDSEVTAFVRARYGSLLRTAFLLCGDRGKAEDLVQTTLAKTVVAWSRLQRAESIDNYVQRVLVNTFVSSRRRRSWWEQPLGRLMDTAARDEYVTVEQRDLLRRALDGLPARQRAAVVLRYYEDLSEQDTASALGCSVGTVKSLCSRGLQALRKQWVAAEAVTDQKVRNYA
- a CDS encoding phosphotransferase — protein: MAPEPGRWSGHDYAGPVEPDCIGHFDLAPWNIVFDGEQVTGIIDWDFAAPTSRAWDLAYAAHQFVPFHPTEALAAWGWDSEPDRAGRLRLFTQAYGAPVTAAELVDLAAMRLLSIGAHIEDRIRADDPAFAVHQAEDHGSGYRAAAAWILTHRAQLLG
- a CDS encoding RNA polymerase subunit sigma-70, producing MVVLEGYDKQGAARLAFFTGDSGAADALRMRVDRPAPDPVKTQVISLVSPRLTGAPGAASVDLAGTSAIAVAMPGVTAVRVSSTAIDDEMTQDPDGPTSRLVVERFPITATAQTVTITGFIKPDRPFAKATKVFEVPGEDGVTGDPRAVPAQVVARGGEQLIVAFSTDQAVRKGQLAVVAAGLVGRVGAVDATRGQATIDLVTSAGFAGQVYTDISNVPGSVRGTGGGLVMENVPAGGEIYQDNRVVMPDPSQQNNQIGAVTVGRASAEKVAGATTVKLSPTADIAHITTLSIMTPPAGGGR
- a CDS encoding IS701 family transposase → MNTIEARFARPEPRRRVRDFVAGLLAPLPTKNCWTIAEHAGDDGPGGMQDLISRASWDDALVRADVRDFVAARLGHPDGVLLVDETGDLKKGTHTVGVQRQYSGTAGKIENCQLAVHLSYASPLGHSLVDVALYLPKSWIDDPQRRAEAGVPGAVTFATKPELARRLIETAVAGGLPCRWVAGDEAYGGDPQLATALRRHQLGYVLAVACSHRAPTGLGVQRADQIAAGLPKHAWQRISAGNGAKGHRYYDWAFITLPHAADQHQGHHRLLIRRNRTTGELAFYRCWSPQLVALHHLVAVAGRRWSIEESFQATKSGLGLDQHQHRRWKAWHRWTTLVIAAHAFLAAATTASTTSPDGLIVITVNELRRLFHALVIEPGRRVVDVIAWSIYRRRHQAAARTSHYARQALTEP